In Thermoanaerobaculia bacterium, the following proteins share a genomic window:
- a CDS encoding vWA domain-containing protein: protein MTWGDPRWLWAIAAAPLAAAAVDLAGRRALRAVRRLDPSFRPRGRARALLPAAAVALLAAALARPQWGFRRVFTASPETDVALLVDTSGSMLARDAAPDRFGSARLFARDLLRRLPETARAAVVRVEGDGEVICPLTLDRAAAENALEELSPRGAAAPGSDLGRGVRTALALLSSRPSRVRAIVLLSDGEDLDAGLRDAVAECRRRGITVDTVAVGTEAGAPVPSRTGGILTEGGAPVVSRAHPAELAALARETGGRFALASRPAAAASFAASFRAGPGFGRGAPAREPISRAAWPLGGAIAAWTAWWAPRRRPAPGSR from the coding sequence GTGACCTGGGGGGATCCGCGCTGGCTCTGGGCGATCGCGGCGGCTCCGCTCGCCGCGGCGGCCGTCGACCTCGCGGGACGGCGGGCGCTTCGCGCGGTGCGCCGCCTCGACCCCTCCTTCCGTCCGCGCGGACGGGCGCGGGCGCTCCTTCCCGCCGCCGCGGTCGCGCTGCTCGCCGCCGCGCTCGCCCGGCCGCAGTGGGGCTTCCGGCGGGTGTTCACCGCCTCCCCCGAGACGGACGTCGCCCTGCTCGTCGACACCTCCGGGTCGATGCTCGCGCGCGACGCCGCTCCCGACCGCTTCGGCTCCGCGCGCCTCTTCGCGCGCGACCTGCTGCGGCGCCTCCCCGAGACGGCCCGGGCCGCCGTCGTGCGGGTGGAAGGGGACGGGGAAGTGATCTGCCCGCTCACGCTCGACCGCGCCGCGGCGGAGAACGCGCTCGAGGAGCTCTCGCCGCGGGGCGCCGCCGCGCCCGGATCCGATCTCGGGCGCGGGGTCCGGACGGCGCTCGCGCTCCTGTCGTCGCGCCCCTCGCGCGTCCGCGCCATCGTCCTCCTCTCCGACGGCGAAGACCTCGACGCGGGGCTCCGCGACGCGGTCGCCGAATGCCGCCGCCGCGGGATCACGGTCGATACGGTCGCCGTCGGCACCGAGGCGGGAGCGCCGGTGCCCTCCCGGACCGGAGGAATCCTGACCGAGGGAGGGGCGCCCGTCGTGTCGCGCGCGCATCCGGCGGAGCTCGCGGCTCTCGCGCGCGAGACCGGCGGCCGGTTCGCGCTCGCGTCCCGCCCCGCCGCGGCGGCATCCTTCGCCGCTTCGTTCCGGGCCGGGCCCGGTTTCGGGCGCGGCGCGCCGGCGCGCGAGCCGATCTCCCGCGCCGCCTGGCCGCTCGGCGGCGCGATCGCGGCCTGGACGGCGTGGTGGGCGCCGCGCCGCCGGCCGGCGCCGGGGAGCCGATGA
- a CDS encoding tetratricopeptide repeat protein has product MKTAAAVALASVLSVFSPARRDAKKGAEAYRDKKFPDAARRFGEAAKRDPSDPAWTFDLGTALGAAGKPGDARGPLGAAARSGERKLAADALYQQGTLDLGAGDYRSAADALRESLLRDPARPDAQRNYEIAWRKLQERKPPPPPSSGSPPPAPEKKKPPAPQPPGARSGNRDEEFERRAGMTRQEAEALLRSLDAEQRRREKTAPAAPGKDW; this is encoded by the coding sequence ATGAAGACGGCCGCGGCGGTCGCGCTCGCTTCTGTCCTGTCGGTCTTCTCGCCCGCGCGCCGGGACGCGAAGAAGGGCGCCGAGGCGTACCGCGACAAGAAGTTCCCGGACGCGGCCCGACGGTTCGGCGAAGCGGCGAAACGCGACCCTTCCGATCCCGCGTGGACCTTCGATCTCGGGACGGCGCTCGGCGCCGCCGGAAAGCCCGGCGACGCGCGCGGACCGCTCGGCGCGGCCGCCCGGTCCGGGGAGCGGAAGCTCGCCGCCGACGCGCTCTACCAGCAGGGGACGCTCGACCTCGGCGCGGGAGACTACCGCTCCGCGGCCGACGCGCTCCGCGAAAGCCTCCTCCGCGATCCCGCCCGCCCGGACGCCCAGCGCAACTACGAGATCGCCTGGCGCAAGCTCCAGGAGCGCAAGCCGCCCCCTCCGCCGTCCTCCGGCTCGCCGCCGCCGGCGCCGGAGAAGAAGAAACCGCCGGCGCCGCAGCCGCCGGGCGCGCGGTCCGGGAACCGCGACGAAGAATTCGAGCGACGCGCGGGAATGACCCGTCAGGAAGCCGAGGCGCTCCTGCGGAGCCTCGACGCGGAACAGCGCCGGCGGGAGAAGACCGCCCCGGCGGCTCCGGGGAAAGACTGGTGA
- a CDS encoding BatD family protein, with translation MRPAAALALAAALLAASVGQAADPPSATATLTPAELSSGQIAILQIEVTGAFRLAAAPTLPLTNLTVVSGPSLENRFEWINGRSSSRTELVYRVRAGEPGRAAVGAIRLVAADGRVVATEPISASIGKGTPEAPPEATGDPALVARLEPPSPYVGQQAVWTLYLVTRGQATRGEVQALPDFRGFWAEDLEREPNVQPQVWNLRGTLVRAYPMIRKALFATRPGKLSIGPARARVAVRVDSFDLFDSPFADAPPVERASAAIPVIARPAPAPGVPVGTFAFRSSIDRPRVAAGGSLAFTAQLSGDGRLADVPAPPLAVEGARVSEPESRLSIRRSASRLSSTRTWQWVVTPERGGELALPALSIRAFDPALGRVVTVSTGALRASVESAAPAPVPAPRAPRAAPASRGISPEAAAAAAAAAAALLLVGFWVGRRRTVAAAAPAPGSPAAEIDVDRLLDALDAAAARRGTEAREQVSAWRRRRDEIRFAPHFSSREESAARLEAEIRRAAARELG, from the coding sequence GTGAGACCGGCCGCCGCTCTGGCCCTCGCCGCGGCGCTCCTGGCCGCTTCCGTCGGCCAGGCGGCGGACCCGCCGTCCGCGACGGCGACGCTCACGCCGGCCGAGCTCTCCTCCGGACAGATCGCGATCCTCCAGATCGAAGTGACGGGGGCCTTCCGCCTCGCTGCGGCGCCCACACTTCCCCTGACGAACCTGACCGTCGTCTCGGGACCGTCGCTCGAGAACCGGTTCGAGTGGATCAACGGACGGAGCTCGAGCCGGACGGAGCTCGTTTACCGCGTGCGCGCCGGCGAGCCCGGCCGCGCGGCGGTCGGCGCGATCCGTCTCGTCGCGGCGGACGGCCGCGTCGTCGCGACCGAGCCGATCTCGGCCTCGATCGGGAAGGGAACGCCAGAGGCGCCGCCCGAGGCCACCGGGGATCCGGCGCTCGTCGCGCGTCTCGAGCCGCCCTCTCCCTACGTCGGCCAGCAGGCGGTCTGGACCCTCTATCTCGTCACCCGGGGACAGGCCACGCGCGGCGAAGTCCAGGCGCTCCCCGACTTCCGCGGCTTCTGGGCCGAGGATCTCGAGCGCGAGCCCAACGTGCAGCCGCAGGTCTGGAACCTTCGCGGCACGCTCGTCCGCGCGTATCCGATGATCCGGAAGGCGCTCTTCGCGACCCGGCCCGGAAAGCTCTCGATCGGGCCGGCGCGCGCGCGCGTGGCGGTGCGCGTCGATTCGTTCGACCTCTTCGACTCGCCCTTCGCCGACGCTCCTCCGGTCGAGCGCGCGTCGGCCGCGATCCCGGTGATCGCGAGGCCGGCCCCGGCGCCGGGCGTTCCCGTCGGGACCTTCGCGTTCCGGAGCTCGATCGACCGCCCCCGCGTGGCCGCGGGAGGCTCGCTCGCGTTCACCGCGCAGCTTTCCGGGGACGGCCGTCTCGCCGACGTCCCGGCGCCGCCGCTCGCCGTCGAAGGCGCCCGCGTCTCCGAGCCGGAGTCGCGCCTCTCGATCCGGCGCAGCGCATCCCGTCTCTCCTCCACGCGGACGTGGCAATGGGTCGTCACCCCCGAGCGCGGAGGCGAGCTCGCCCTTCCCGCGCTCTCGATCCGGGCGTTCGACCCGGCGCTCGGCCGCGTCGTGACGGTCTCGACCGGGGCGCTCCGCGCCTCGGTCGAGAGCGCCGCGCCCGCCCCGGTCCCCGCGCCGCGCGCGCCGAGGGCGGCGCCGGCGAGCCGCGGGATCTCCCCGGAGGCGGCGGCCGCCGCCGCGGCCGCCGCGGCCGCGCTCCTTCTCGTCGGTTTCTGGGTCGGGCGGCGCCGGACCGTCGCCGCGGCGGCTCCGGCGCCGGGATCTCCGGCGGCCGAAATCGACGTCGATCGCCTGCTCGACGCGCTCGACGCCGCCGCGGCACGGCGAGGCACGGAGGCGCGGGAGCAGGTGTCCGCGTGGCGGCGGCGCCGCGACGAGATCCGTTTCGCGCCGCACTTCTCCTCCCGGGAGGAGTCCGCCGCCCGTCTCGAGGCGGAGATCCGGCGCGCCGCGGCGCGGGAATTGGGGTAG
- a CDS encoding sensor domain-containing diguanylate cyclase, with protein sequence MSSVHTLENNRLEDFLERHKAYYPYSGEIEIDRFLREILQKANEFVPSEAGSILLDDPATKNIEDRSESDLVFIATFGRHAPAILGQRMSARIGIVGHVYVSGVAYMTPDVVDDPYFYPSIDMTTQEETRSVLCVPIKIESAVCGVLELVNREGPGGFVGKDRRLIEIFADYASISIQNLLDARRAHEVAKRDGLTGLYNDRYLHLRLSQDLSRLARDGGDLSLIFLDLDNLKAVNDHHGHLAGSQVLREIGYILAKTVSDDRATLTRYGGDEFVLVLPGMTLAEGFRLAETLRETIRSAVYLSRPYGFNEAPLSLRNLTASLGVASVRENTTSGAPIEQQKNELLRAADAAMYRAKEGGKNRTETALPGIPHPTAKAVG encoded by the coding sequence ATGTCTTCGGTCCATACCCTCGAAAACAATCGCCTCGAAGACTTCCTCGAGAGGCACAAGGCGTACTACCCGTACTCCGGCGAGATCGAGATCGACCGGTTCCTCCGCGAGATCCTCCAGAAGGCGAACGAATTCGTCCCGTCGGAGGCGGGCTCGATCCTCCTGGACGACCCGGCGACGAAGAACATCGAAGACCGCTCCGAGAGCGACCTCGTGTTCATCGCCACGTTCGGGCGGCACGCCCCCGCGATCCTCGGCCAGAGGATGAGCGCGCGGATCGGGATCGTCGGGCACGTCTACGTGAGCGGCGTCGCGTACATGACGCCCGACGTGGTGGACGACCCGTATTTCTACCCGTCGATCGACATGACGACGCAGGAGGAGACGCGGTCGGTGCTGTGCGTCCCGATCAAGATCGAGTCCGCCGTCTGCGGCGTGCTGGAGCTCGTCAACCGCGAAGGGCCGGGGGGATTCGTCGGGAAGGACCGCCGGCTGATCGAGATCTTCGCCGATTACGCGTCGATCTCGATCCAGAACCTCCTCGACGCGCGGCGCGCGCACGAGGTCGCCAAGCGCGACGGGCTGACCGGGCTCTACAACGATCGCTATCTGCACCTGCGTCTCTCGCAGGACCTGTCGCGGCTCGCCCGCGACGGCGGCGACCTCTCGCTCATCTTCCTCGATCTCGACAACCTGAAGGCCGTCAACGACCACCACGGGCATCTCGCGGGGAGCCAGGTGCTGCGGGAAATCGGCTACATCCTCGCGAAAACCGTCTCCGACGACCGCGCGACCCTGACGCGCTATGGCGGGGACGAGTTCGTTCTCGTCCTTCCCGGCATGACGCTCGCGGAAGGATTCCGGCTCGCCGAGACGCTCCGGGAGACCATTCGGAGCGCCGTCTATCTGTCGCGCCCGTACGGGTTCAACGAGGCGCCCCTGTCGCTCCGGAACCTGACGGCGTCGCTCGGCGTCGCGTCGGTCCGGGAGAACACGACTTCCGGCGCGCCGATCGAGCAGCAGAAGAACGAGCTCCTCCGCGCCGCCGACGCCGCGATGTACCGCGCCAAGGAGGGGGGAAAGAACCGAACGGAGACGGCGCTGCCCGGCATTCCCCATCCGACCGCGAAAGCGGTCGGGTAA
- the lat gene encoding L-lysine 6-transaminase has protein sequence MSSVVKYGVEAREVLDSLSRHILVDGYHVVMDLQRSRGSYLYDARSDRYILDFFTNFATCPIGYNHPRLKTIEFRERMADVATNKPANSDIYTQVYAEFVETFSRIAVPASHSGHLFFVEGGAVAVENALKTAFDWKVRKNFARGLTAEKGHQIIHLKNAFHGRTGYTLSLTNTADPRKTQYFPKFDWPRITCPKLSFPVTDAVLAEVEKLEEQAVADIRRAVAERKDDVAALIIEPIQGEGGDNHFRPEFFRKLRDLADEHEFLLICDEVQTGVGTTGAMWGWQNTGIVPDIFVFGKKTQVCGIAVNGRIDDVDSVFKVSSRINSTWGGNLADMFRATKYFEIIAAENLVENARAVGEHLLVKLQALAEEMPHVVSNVRGKGLFLAFDLPSTELRGKALEACLAEGLMALASGFQAIRMRPALNLTAAEADEGVEKLRRALKSLAA, from the coding sequence ATGTCCTCAGTGGTCAAATACGGGGTCGAAGCGCGGGAAGTGCTCGACAGCCTGTCCCGGCACATCCTCGTCGACGGCTACCACGTCGTCATGGACCTCCAGCGCAGCCGCGGCTCCTACCTCTACGACGCGCGGAGCGACCGCTACATCCTGGATTTCTTCACGAATTTCGCGACCTGCCCGATCGGCTACAACCATCCCCGGCTCAAGACGATCGAGTTCCGGGAGCGGATGGCCGACGTCGCCACGAACAAGCCGGCCAACAGCGACATCTACACGCAGGTCTACGCGGAGTTCGTCGAGACCTTTTCCCGGATCGCCGTTCCCGCGTCGCATTCCGGGCACCTGTTCTTCGTCGAGGGAGGCGCCGTCGCCGTCGAGAACGCCCTGAAGACCGCCTTCGACTGGAAGGTCCGGAAGAACTTCGCGCGCGGGCTCACCGCCGAGAAGGGGCACCAGATCATCCACCTGAAGAACGCGTTCCACGGCCGCACCGGGTACACGCTCTCCCTCACCAACACCGCCGACCCGAGAAAGACCCAGTACTTCCCGAAGTTCGACTGGCCGCGGATCACCTGCCCGAAGCTCTCGTTCCCGGTGACCGATGCGGTGCTCGCCGAGGTCGAGAAGCTCGAGGAGCAGGCCGTCGCCGACATCCGCCGCGCCGTCGCCGAGCGCAAGGACGACGTCGCCGCGCTGATCATCGAGCCGATCCAGGGAGAGGGTGGAGACAATCATTTCCGTCCCGAGTTCTTCCGCAAGCTCCGCGACCTCGCCGACGAGCACGAGTTCCTCCTGATCTGCGACGAGGTGCAGACGGGCGTCGGGACGACCGGCGCGATGTGGGGGTGGCAGAACACGGGGATCGTCCCCGACATCTTCGTCTTCGGGAAGAAGACGCAGGTCTGCGGCATCGCCGTCAACGGCCGGATCGACGACGTCGACTCCGTCTTCAAGGTCTCCTCGCGCATCAACTCGACGTGGGGCGGCAACCTCGCGGACATGTTCCGCGCGACGAAGTACTTCGAGATCATCGCCGCGGAGAACCTCGTCGAAAACGCGCGCGCCGTCGGCGAGCACCTCCTCGTCAAGCTCCAGGCGCTCGCCGAGGAGATGCCGCACGTGGTCTCGAACGTCCGCGGGAAGGGGCTCTTCCTCGCGTTCGATCTGCCGAGCACCGAGCTCCGCGGCAAGGCGCTCGAGGCGTGCCTCGCCGAGGGGCTGATGGCGCTCGCGTCCGGCTTCCAGGCGATCCGGATGCGCCCGGCGCTCAACCTCACGGCCGCCGAAGCCGACGAGGGGGTCGAGAAGCTGCGGCGCGCCCTGAAGAGTCTCGCTGCCTGA
- a CDS encoding Maf family protein: MLLASASPRRAEILTALGIPFRVEPSGIPEDVRSGEDAVSAARRLARAKAEDAARRTSLPVLAADTLVFLESEVFGKPASEEDARRMLASLSGKTHSVVTGVALLAGGRLHERAVVSTVRFAPMTEAEIAWYAASREPMDKAGAYAVQGAGARFVESIEGSPSNVIGLPARAVYELLREAGLEDFALPAAAREDRR, from the coding sequence ATCCTCCTCGCCTCCGCCTCGCCGCGGCGGGCGGAGATCCTGACGGCGCTCGGGATTCCGTTTCGGGTCGAGCCTTCCGGCATCCCCGAAGACGTCCGTTCCGGGGAGGACGCGGTGTCGGCGGCGCGGCGGCTCGCCCGGGCGAAGGCGGAGGACGCCGCCCGCCGGACCTCGCTCCCGGTCCTCGCGGCCGATACTCTCGTCTTCCTCGAAAGCGAAGTTTTCGGAAAGCCCGCGAGCGAGGAGGACGCTCGCCGGATGCTCGCGTCGCTGTCCGGAAAGACGCACTCCGTCGTGACCGGGGTCGCGCTGCTCGCCGGCGGGCGCCTTCACGAACGCGCGGTCGTCTCGACGGTCCGGTTCGCTCCGATGACGGAGGCGGAGATCGCCTGGTACGCGGCTTCCCGCGAGCCGATGGACAAGGCGGGAGCGTACGCCGTGCAGGGCGCGGGCGCGCGCTTCGTCGAATCGATCGAGGGGTCGCCGAGCAACGTGATCGGGCTTCCCGCGCGCGCGGTGTACGAGCTCCTGCGGGAGGCCGGTCTCGAGGACTTCGCGCTGCCGGCCGCCGCCCGCGAGGACCGCCGGTGA
- a CDS encoding thiol reductase thioredoxin, with product MRAFVFTDAALTRQAGRFVWLSIDTENAKNAGFLKKFPVNVWPSMFVIDGASETAAMRWVGGATTAQLLGILADGERAVRRTRGGFEQALARADRAYAEGKNADAAKGYRQAIALAPRVWPRYGRTVESLLFALEQSGDPAGCVATAREAFGRVRRSTSAVNVAGSGLGCAVELPASYPGRNELIAELERDVREVMADPKLTMSGDDRSGLYQTLIDAREDARDPAGQRQLTEEWSAFLDGAAARAKTVEQRASFDSHRLSAYFALKEPGKAVPMLEQSEKDLPDDYNPPARLALTWKEMREWDKALAASDRALAKAYGPRRLGILRTRAEIYQGKGDEASAKKTLQQAIAEAESLPEGQKNAAVLAGLKKRLDALGKPAGAS from the coding sequence ATGAGGGCGTTCGTCTTCACGGACGCCGCCCTCACGCGGCAGGCCGGACGGTTCGTCTGGCTCTCGATCGACACGGAAAACGCGAAGAACGCCGGCTTCCTGAAGAAGTTCCCCGTCAACGTCTGGCCGTCGATGTTCGTGATCGACGGAGCCTCCGAAACCGCCGCGATGCGGTGGGTCGGCGGCGCCACGACGGCGCAGCTCCTCGGGATCCTCGCCGACGGCGAGCGCGCCGTCCGCCGGACCCGCGGCGGCTTCGAGCAGGCGCTCGCGCGCGCGGACCGCGCCTACGCGGAAGGAAAGAACGCGGACGCGGCGAAGGGGTACCGCCAGGCGATCGCGCTCGCGCCCCGCGTGTGGCCGCGCTACGGCCGCACCGTCGAGTCGCTCCTCTTCGCGCTCGAGCAATCGGGGGATCCCGCCGGCTGCGTCGCAACCGCGCGCGAGGCGTTCGGGCGCGTCCGCCGTTCGACGTCGGCGGTCAACGTCGCCGGGAGCGGCCTCGGCTGCGCGGTCGAGCTCCCGGCCTCTTACCCGGGGCGCAACGAGCTCATCGCGGAGCTCGAGCGCGACGTGCGGGAAGTCATGGCCGACCCGAAGCTCACGATGTCGGGCGACGATCGCTCCGGTCTCTACCAGACGCTGATCGACGCCCGCGAGGACGCCAGGGACCCCGCCGGACAGCGCCAGCTCACCGAGGAGTGGTCGGCATTCCTCGACGGGGCCGCGGCCCGGGCGAAGACGGTCGAACAGCGCGCGTCGTTCGACTCCCACCGCCTCTCGGCGTATTTCGCGCTGAAGGAGCCCGGGAAGGCGGTCCCGATGCTCGAGCAGTCCGAGAAGGACCTCCCGGACGACTACAACCCGCCCGCGCGCCTCGCGCTCACGTGGAAGGAGATGCGGGAGTGGGACAAGGCGCTCGCGGCATCGGATCGCGCGTTGGCGAAGGCTTACGGCCCGCGGCGCCTCGGCATCCTCCGGACGCGCGCCGAGATCTACCAGGGGAAAGGCGACGAGGCGTCGGCGAAGAAAACGCTCCAGCAGGCGATCGCCGAGGCCGAAAGCCTCCCCGAAGGTCAGAAGAACGCCGCCGTGCTCGCGGGGCTGAAGAAACGGCTGGACGCGCTCGGCAAACCCGCGGGGGCTTCCTGA